The segment TCCTGCTAAAATGTAGTCCTGTTGGACAGGATAATAAACATGCTTTTCCATTTGAACATTTATAAAACTGTTGGCAGTTTGTGTGAGGTAGTAAAGCCGGATTATTTGGTATATCGTTTGAAGGACATTGAATGTGGTCGATGCAAAATGAACCATCTGTGCTGTAGGCGACGGATTGATTCCTAGTTTgtatgttgttgctgttgttattaTTGTATGTTGGTGGTTTGATGGGatttgattggtttgatggtatACTTTCGAAACCACGATTGCACGTTAGTCCTTGAATGCAGCCTTCTCTGGTACAAGGTAGAGATGGATCGCAACATGCTTTCTCCGGCCAATCACATGCGAGCTCCACTGGGTTGAAGTGAAGATTGCTTGGGCATCGATATTGACACGTCCTTCCACTGGCACATTTGTAAAATTTGGTACAATCGTGATGGGGTATCAGTACCGCCGAGTCCCCATCGTCAAATCGTGGACATCGAATATCCAAATCACATTGCTCTTCCTGGGGGCAAGTCTCGCCTTCAATACAAGTCTTCGATTCTGAATGGCACAAAAAGAATAGTAACAAAAAGAAATATTGGTGCATATTGTTCTTAGCAGGATACGAATGTGTCACTGCTTAATAATGAAGGAAACGATTCTTTTTATGCTTTTCGAACAAAGTTTGATTAACGATAACAACCATTAATACAACTGAATTAGTCACCAGCTTGTAAGTGTAAATTACCTGTAAAAATTTCGCATTTAAAAGCATTTAATGGAAGTTGAAAAAAGAAGAACATTTGGGCACAATGATGCATATGTCCTTAAGTGGTTCAACGAAATACTTTGTTAATGCGAAATAAAGAACGAGGCTTGTCACAATTGCCATCTACATCGCTGTTTTATGCACATCGGCTGTTAAGTACGATAACATGTAACTTAAAAAGAGATAACAGATGGTCGCTTGAAATAGTAACTTAACatgaatttgaaattgcatACAAGTTACAAGCTGATAATATTATCTCCTCCATTATCAAAAAACATAGAAATTAAGGTCAGTTTGATGCCCCTTCAAAGAGGTTAGAAACAGCGAACTACTTTTATGACCATGGGGGACTTTTTTGCAATGTTACAGCAAGCCTTTGTGTCAATTAGACTTTGATATACAGTCGttccacaattatgggtcacgtAACGAATCGTCGCActacaaaataaattattatccaGTTTAAAACAAACCTTTTACCACAACAATCATATGTTCTGATTCTCATATATTCCATTTATTATTTAAAACATGTTTTAGCTAGTATTCTATCGTTAAATTGcataaattaagaaaaaagtgcGGGTCGAACTAAaaccacaattatgggtcataaTTCGCACTGtaacaattatgggtcaattTGGTACATATTATTACATAGTCACTCAAGAATAATCCGTTCAAAACGATGAATGAACAAACGGTTTGGGATTATTTTGATTTCTTCTTTACAATTGTCATTCCTAATTTGATTTCGGGGGATTATGGTCCAGATTCACCTATAACTTGCTTCAAAATCTCTGCTATAATCTGAACGccattattttctttattttagaaGCATTAAATTCGCTTCATGGATGAAAAAATTTGCTGCATTGGACTGCTGCTGCATAAAATACTTCTAAAAAGTAGTGATGGCCCTGTTTTTATCAATATCATCATTTTATGAGAGTTTTGTAGTGCATTACTTTCTGAAATCCAAACAAAATAAAGGTTTtgtcgctttattttatcaaaaaacacAAATATTTAAGATTTTCTTCAAATCTCGTGGAAGTAAAGTTTAGAAGATCCATCTCCTACTGTTAAACTTGGGCTAGGACcagatttttttgtgtttgatGAAGTTTGTTTGAATCACTGAACAGTTAAAAATGGTATCTCTACTATATTTCTCTACTGTTTTACGAATTTCGCAGGTTTTTGCGTAGCACTTCTATGTTACGGACTAAATCGTGTTGAACTCATTGTTTTCTAAGAAATCATTTCCACTAGCTAGCATCAAAATAATTAACATTTTCGACTGCAATTTAATTGGTAATCTGTAGAAAGAGTGACCCATAATTGTCACTTGGACTTGTCACCCATAATTGTAAAACTTGGAAAATCATGGCACAATTATGAgtcacttttattttctttccaaaTTCCATAAAAAGTAtataaaacatggattttactcTTGGAGGATACAAATTCTATCTTTGTTTTGATACGAACATAATTTTTCAGATGTAATTCTTTCTAATTTGCATTTACGAGGCTAACGAAATTACCAGACGCATCTTACGATGTTTTCGATTTGAGTGATAGTGTGACAGCTGGATTGTGCAGCAAAACGAAAACattcaaaacatattttattcGGTATTCAGGTGTATAATAGACTGGTTTAGTAGATTTGTTTAGTAGTACAAGATGAATTTATCtactattgaaaaatcattTTGTCAATCAATGAGGAGTTTTAAAACGGAAATAAGCAGTTAAAGTCAAAAGTGActaataattgtgtgtgacccataattgtggaaCGACTGTACTTTCTGAAAATGAGCTTTTGAACCATCGCTGGTAGTGATAAGTGATATGTATCGCTTGAATCAGTTTTGAACAATTGGCGAAGAAACTCACATCTTTTCTCGGTGGACCTATTTGTGTACTTTTAGACTCAACATTTTTATCCAAAGATTAGTAGTGATTATTGTTAGATTCAACAATTATATATAATCTAGTTCGGTACCATTATCATCTTGATGCATACTTGTgtattttattgttatttttattacttttcatTGGAGGTATTGAACTTTCAATTCATCTGACATAAAACTTGTCTCACGAATAAAATCTTTCAAAGAATTAGATCTTCTTAATTTCTGAGCAAACAAGTATGATGGCACTCCGAAGTCAAATTTCTCTATTGTGAAACAAgtttctaataaattttgtaaGTTTTTTAAATCATAGTGCAGCATGACGCAACTACCAGAAGCGCGTTCAGCGTAATGGCCATTGTGAAGCTCGGA is part of the Sabethes cyaneus chromosome 2, idSabCyanKW18_F2, whole genome shotgun sequence genome and harbors:
- the LOC128735768 gene encoding probable chitinase 10, whose translation is MHQYFFLLLFFLCHSESKTCIEGETCPQEEQCDLDIRCPRFDDGDSAVLIPHHDCTKFYKCASGRTCQYRCPSNLHFNPVELACDWPEKACCDPSLPCTREGCIQGLTCNRGFESIPSNQSNPIKPPTYNNNNSNNIQTRNQSVAYSTDGSFCIDHIQCPSNDIPNNPALLPHTNCQQFYKCSNGKACLLSCPTGLHFSRKSNSCEYPNVACCDSSVPCTGVVHHVSTNCQADSRCSLHEDPMNPTHLRHTDCRLFYKCSYGKACELSCPVGQHFSQADNRCEFPSVACCDRTLQCYRGNNAASSQSTSVSSPAPEIWTDPRNATECKLDTRCSSSNEKRNIYFRHANCSKYYQCNSGYACEFQCPPGLHFNERDKVCQWPQNAACDMLA